The Cygnus atratus isolate AKBS03 ecotype Queensland, Australia chromosome 2, CAtr_DNAZoo_HiC_assembly, whole genome shotgun sequence genome window below encodes:
- the CIBAR1 gene encoding CBY1-interacting BAR domain-containing protein 1 encodes MLCPCTGRAAALHLPEGQPGRRARASGPPGHCGGRFAGWSLIPEAPQGSRAHPERPQSLKAPLRAPRRGRGGRRLVSKETERTPSPPAARPPSRRAAAAMMMLGRGLDARDNQTRQIQDAVSNVEKHFGELCQIFAGYVRKTARLRDKADLLVNEIYAYAATETPNLKVGLKNFADEFSRLQDYRQAEVDRLEAKVVEPLKSYGTIVKLKRDDLKATLTAKNREAKQLSQLEKTRQRNPSDRHIISQAESELQRASLDATRTTRQLEETIDNFEKQKIKDIKNIFSEFITIEMLFHGKALEIYTAAYQNIQNIDENEDLEVFRSSLYPPDYQSRLDIVRANSKSPLQRTGSLKSSLKTVQISNSTPRKEEEEEEEEDDDEDEEEEEEEF; translated from the exons ATGCTCTGCCCATGCACAGGCCGAGCCGCAGCCCTGCACCTTCCTGAGGGCCAGCCGGGCCGGCGGGCTCGGGCCTCAGGACCCCCGGGGCACTGCGGGGGTCGTTTCGCCGGCTGGAGCCTGATCCCAGAGGCACCCCAAGGTTCCCGAGCACACCCCGAACGGCCCCAAAGCCTCAAGGCCCCGCTGCGGGCGCCgaggcggggccggggcgggcggaggTTGGTGTCCAAGGAGACCGAGCGCACGCCGAGcccgcccgctgcccgcccTCCTTCCcgccgggccgccgccgccatgaTGATGCTGGGCCGCGGCCTGGACGCCAG GGACAATCAGACTAGACAAATACAAGATGCCGTTTCAaatgtggaaaaacattttggtgaATTGTGCCAAATATTTGCTGGATATGTACGTAAAACTGCCAGACTACGAGACAAAGCAGATCTTCTCGtaaatgaaatatatgcatatgcagCCACAGAGACACCAAACTTAAAAGTTGGACTGAAAAACTTTGCAGATGAATTTTCCAGACTTCAGGATTATCGCCAGGCAGAG gtTGACAGGCTTGAAGCCAAAGTTGTTGAACCTCTGAAAAGTTATGGGACCATAGTGAAACTTAAAAGG GATGATCTTAAAGCAACTTTAACAGCAAAGAATCGAGAAGCCAAGCAGTTATCTCAACTGGAAAAGACACGTCAGCGGAACCCGTCAGATCGACACATTATT TCACAG GCTGAAAGTGAACTACAGAGAGCTTCACTGGACGCAACTCGAACAACCCGGCAGTTAGAGGAAACAATTGATaattttgagaaacagaaaataaaggacatAAAA aacATATTTTCTGAGTTTATAACCATTGAAATGTTATTCCATGGGAAAGCTTTAGAGATTTATACTGCTGCCTAccaaaatatccaaaatattGATGAAAACGAAGATTTAGAG GTTTTTCGGAGTTCACTTTATCCACCAGACTATCAGTCTCGCTTAGACATAGTTCGTGCAAATTCAAAGTCCCCCTTGCAAAGAACTGGCTCCTTAAAATCTTCATTGAAGACAGTacag atttcCAACAGCACAccaaggaaagaggaggaggaggaagaggaggaagatgacgacgaagatgaggaggaggaggaggaagaatttTAG